In a single window of the Pseudochaenichthys georgianus chromosome 16, fPseGeo1.2, whole genome shotgun sequence genome:
- the fzd6 gene encoding frizzled-6, whose product MWMCGPLWPCLALMWVGSCSAHSLFTCEPIKVHRCSGMPYNMTFFPNMMEHYDQDIAASNMEPFMPLATLRCSPDVHHFLCQAFIPACTEDNKVIRPCREQCETVLSDCEENIRIFGITWPPELQCDKLDPCSSPGDPELPATTPITASSAKRDLGFWCPLQLKTKSGLSSSFLGAEDCAPPCSNMYFKPHDIEFAKNFIGVCSIVCLGATLFTFLTFLIDVKRFRYPERPIIFYAVCYSFVSLIYFIGFLLGNHAACTKASHPAGVETVVLGSQSKGCTLIFMLLYFFSIAGNVWWVILTITWFLAAGPKWSCEAIDKKAVWFHSAAWGIPGALTVMLLALNKVEGDNISGVCFVGLYDLDALRFFVLAPLCVGVVIGLCFILAGIVSLNHVRQVIQHDERNQEKLKKFMIRIGVFSCLYLVPLVTLLACYTYEQSHRSTWENTWINDRCQEYSIPCSYKTTEHDRPDLSLFLVKYLMTLVVGISAVFWVSSKKTCSEWAYFFNRTRKRDPITESRRVLQESCEFFLKHNSRVQHKKKHHNPNSHKLKVISKSMGTSTGAASNAASNAASNAASNAASNAATTTHQGPSALGNHHPRLHGSLSEASVREHLDRGTSSRSSRRERDREREGGERRSKGGGSSKMSSRSESMHRVADGRMTPRSEMSDVRHVTSGPQRTALNQSHSSIKLSTPQLANQASKDTKDSTC is encoded by the exons ATGTGGATGTGTGGACCACTATGGCCGTGCCTGGCTCTGATGTGGGTGGGAAGCTGCAGTGCCCACAGTCTGTTTACCTGCGAGCCCATCAAAGTGCATCGGTGCTCGGGGATGCCCTACAACATGACCTTCTTTCCCAACATGATGGAGCACTACGACCAAGATATCGCAGCCAGCAATATGGAG ccaTTTATGCCTCTGGCAACCCTGCGCTGCTCTCCAGACGTCCACCACTTCCTGTGCCAAGCCTTTATCCCAGCatgcaccgaggataacaaggtGATCCGTCCGTGCAGAGAGCAGTGCGAGACGGTTCTCTCCGACTGCGAGGAGAATATCCGAATCTTTGGCATCACCTGGCCTCCTGAGCTACAGTGTGACAA ACTCGACCCATGTAGCTCTCCTGGTGATCCAGaacttcctgcaacaacccCAATAACCGCCTCCTCAGCTAAGAGGGACCTGGGCTTCTGGTGCCCGCTGCAGCTGAAGACCAAATCGGGCCTTTCATCATCATTCCTGGGCGCAGAGGACTGTGCGCCGCCTTGCTCCAACATGTACTTCAAACCCCATGACATCGAATTTGCCAAGAACTTCATCGGCGTTTGCTCCATCGTCTGCTTGGGCGCCACGCTCTTCACCTTCCTAACTTTCCTCATCGATGTGAAGCGTTTCCGCTACCCGGAGCGGCCCATCATCTTCTACGCCGTGTGCTACAGCTTTGTGTCGCTTATTTACTTCATCGGCTTCCTGCTGGGGAACCATGCCGCCTGCACCAAAGCGTCTCATCCTGCCGGCGTGGAGACGGTGGTGCTGGGCTCTCAGAGTAAAGGCTGCACTCTGATCTTCATGCTGCTCTACTTCTTCTCCATCGCCGGGAACGTCTGGTGGGTCATACTCACCATCACCTGGTTCCTGGCAGCCGGACCCAAGTGGAGCTGTGAGGCCATAGATAAGAAAGCG GTGTGGTTCCACTCTGCTGCCTGGGGGATCCCCGGGGCCCTGACGGTGATGCTGCTGGCTCTGAACAAGGTCGAAGGGGACAACATCAGCGGGGTGTGCTTCGTGGGGCTGTACGACCTGGACGCCCTGCGCTTCTTCGTGCTGGCTCCTCTGTGCGTGGGCGTCGTCATCGGCCTCTGCTTCATCCTGGCGGGCATCGTTTCTCTCAACCACGTCCGGCAGGTCATCCAGCACGACGAGCGCAACCAGGAAAAGCTGAAGAAGTTCATGATCCGCATCGGCGTGTTCAGCTGCCTCTACCTGGTGCCCCTGGTCACCCTGTTGGCCTGCTACACCTACGAGCAGAGCCACCGCAGCACCTGGGAGAACACCTGGATCAACGACCGCTGCCAGGAGTACAGCATCCCCTGCTCCTACAAG ACAACCGAGCACGACCGCCCAGACCTCTCCCTGTTTCTGGTCAAATACTTAATGACTCTGGTGGTTGGAATATCTGCAGTGTTCTGGGTGAGCAGTAAGAAAACCTGCTCTGAGTGGGCCTACTTCTTCAACAGGACCCGCAAGAGAGA TCCCATCACTGAGAGCCGCCGGGTGCTGCAGGAGTCCTGTGAGTTCTTCCTCAAGCACAACAGCCGCGTGCAGCACAAGAAGAAGCACCACAACCCGAACTCACACAAGCTTAAGGTAATCTCCAAGTCCATGGGCACGAGCACCGGTGCTGCATCCAACGCTGCATCCAACGCTGCATCCAACGCTGCATCCAACGCTGCATCCAACGCTGCCACGACAACCCACCAAGGACCCTCCGCGCTGGGAAATCACCATCCCCGGTTACATGGTTCTCTGTCCGAGGCCTCAGTCAGGGAGCACCTGGACAGGGGCACCTCCAGCCGGAGCTCCAGGAGGGAGAGAGATCGGGAGAGGGAAGGTGGAGAGAGACGTAGCAAAGGGGGGGGCTCCTCTAAGATGAGCAGCCGCTCAGAGAGCATGCACAGAGTCGCAGATGGGAG GATGACCCCAAGGAGCGAGATGTCAGACGTCAGGCACGTCACCAGTGGACCGCAGCGTACGGCTCTAAACCAATCACACAGCAGCATCAAGCTCTCCACCCCCCAGCTGGCAAACCAGGCGAGCAAGGACACAAAGGACAGCACATGCTGA